The genomic stretch ATAAAGATGCTAATCTCCATTGTTTTCCATAAAAATAAAACAATTTCTTCCCCACATTCTAACTTCTATCTTCCGACTTCTGATTTATAACAATTATTTTTGCAGCATGAGTTTATACACCAAGCGCGGCGTTTCCGCACAAAAAGAAGAAGTTCATCAGGCAATTCAACATCTTGACCAGGGATTATTTCCTCATGCGTTTTGCAAAATGTATCCCGATTTTATCGGCGGCGATAAAGATTATATCAACATCATGCACGCCGACGGCGCAGGCACGAAAAGCATTTTAGCGTATCTATATTGGAAAGAAACAGGCGACATTTCCGTATGGAAAGGTATTGCGCAGGATGCCATTGCGATGAACTTGGACGACTTGCTTTGTGTGGGTATTTACGATAATATTTTATTCTCATCCACTATCGACAGAAACAAAAAAATCGTTTCGGGTGAAGTGTTGGAAGTGGTAATTAACGGCACACAGGCATTCTTCGACGAGATGAAAAAATACGGCGTAAACATTCATTATCTCGGCGGCGAAACTGCCGATGTGGGCGATGTTGTCCGCACAATTGCCGTGAACGGAACAATGAGTGCAAGGCAAAAAAAATCGAGCATTATTACAAACGAAAAAATAGCTGAAAAGAATGTAATTGTTGGGTTTGCAAGCTCCGGCAAAGCGAACTATGAAACTGAATATAACAGCGGGCTCGGCAGCAACGGACTCACAAGCGCGCGCCATGATGTGCTGAGCAAATATTACGCAGAAAAATATCCCGAAACTTTTGAAACAACGTTGGATGATGATGTCGTTTATATCGGAAAAAACAAAGTTGAAGACGAACTCACGATTGGCGGTTCGCATTTCACGATTGGGAAATTATTGCTCTCTCCTACCCGCACGTATGCACCTTTGATGAAAATTTTACTGGAAAATTATTTCGACGACATCAACGGCGTTATCCATTGCAGCGGCGGTGGGCAAACCAAGTGCATGAAATATTTACCGAAGAATTTAAAAGTTGTAAAAGATAATTTATTTGGCATTCCGCCCATATTCCAACTCATACAATCCAACAGCGGAGCTGATTTCAGGGAAATGTACCAAGTATTCAACATGGGACATCGCCTGGAAATTTTTACCAACGAAAGTGCAGCCGACAAAATGATTGAAGCAGCAAAATCACTCGGCATCGAAGCAAAAATTATCGGTCATACGGAAGCATCGGACAAAAAGGAATTGCATTTAAAGACAAGTGAAGGTTGGATTGTGTATTAGTTTTAAATAAATACGGTTACAAGTTTCGTATCCCAAATTTGCTTCGGCGATATGCAAGTTGGACACGATAAGTTATTTCACAAACCTCAATTATTCATTCACACAATGCACATCGATATTATCACGGTTGTACCCGAATTACTCGCCAGTCCTTTGTCGCACAGCATTATGAAACGAGCGCAGGACAAAGGCATACTCACAGTACAAACGCACAACTTGCGTCAATGGGCTGTGAACAAATACGGGCAAGTGGACGATTATCAATTCGGCGGCGGTGCTGGTATGGTAATGATGTGCGAACCTTTGGCAAATGCGATTGAACACTTGCAAAAAGAAAGACCTTACGACGAAATTATTTACATGACACCCGACGGCGAACGCTTTAAGCAATCTACTGCAAATCAACTTTCACTCAAAGAAAATTTGCTCATTATTTGCGGACATTACAAAGGCATTGACCAGCGCATACGCGAGCATTTTGTAACCAAAGAAATTTCTATTGGCGATTATGTATTAAGTGGCGGCGAGCTTGCTGCTAATGTAGTGATTGATGCCATCGGAAGATTGTTGCCCGGCGTATTAAACGATGAAACTTCCGCGCTTACCGATTCTTTTCAGGACAATCTTTTAGCGCCGCCTGTGTACACGCGCCCTGCGGAATTTCGCGGTTGGAAAGTACCGGAAGTTTTGTTGAGCGGAAATCCCAAAACAATTGAAGAATGGCGTTACGAGCAATCTGTTGAACGCACGAAAGAAAGACGACCGGATATACTTGATTAAAAATCCTCGTTTTTATTTGGTTTTAGCTGAAAAAATACCTTGTGAACGAATACTCGAAAGATTTACTGAATGTCCAGGCGGAACCATAACAACTCTTATTTGATAAAAAGTTCCATTTCTATATTCATCCGCGTTATAACCTTGTGTACGACCGCCGCCATTTGTATTAACAAATGTTGTGTCAGAAGGTAAATAGGGTAATGAAAAGTCAGGTATAGTTGGCGGTACATTAGGTCCACCATTTCTATGCGCATACAAAGTTGAACTTATTTTTAATGAATCTCCTACAATGTATGTGTAAGTATAAAAACTCGTCGAATCGTTTATTTTGCCGGCGACTTCTATATTAGAAGAAGTATTTGTCCATCTGCCACCAACCCAGGTATTGCTTAAAGAGTCCGTTTTATATTGAGGTAAGACTTTTATAAACAAGTACAACTGATAGGTTGATTTAAGAGTTATGTATTTAGAAATTAAATTTGCTAACGCGACGGATGAACCTGCCGAATATTCATTATCGTAAATATTAATTGAATCTGCTTTTGAGGTAATTACTCCAAATCTCATCTTTTCTCCGACTTTCATTGTCGGGTCAAGAGGTCTCCATAAAATAGAATCGGGATATTCTTTGGATACCATTCTTAGAGAATCTTCGCCGGTAAACGTAAAAGAGTTATGCAAACTATCTGCGATAAATTGAAATGGTTGTCCAACTTTGGCAAGTTTAATATTAGGGTCTGAGACAAGGTCTTCTTGTCTCACAGAAACATTCATCGCTCTTGCCAAAATTTGATTGAATCCCAAATACGAATAATTGATTCTTGCATAATTGAAATACTTATACTTCGCTCTTCTTATAGAATCATCTTGATTAAAAATAAAATTGGAAATTGATAAGAAGCTGTAAAAATATTTTGTTCCAAACTCACGCGCAGATTTATTCAAATGAATATTATCAAAACCGTATGTAAGAACATAATTATTTTCCGTAGCAGAATCTGTAGTTAATGCTAAAAGATTGGTATTCCAACTTGCGGTATCTTTAGGTCCATACAAAACATAATTCGATGTATCGATATAAAAATCTCCTGTTTTTCCGACACTTTCTGAAGGAATTCCTTTGCCGATGTTCAATATAGAAGTTGTTGTTTGGGCAGAGTTTGATACTTTTAATGTGACAGAGTTTGTCCAACCAAATGAAGTTTTGCCCGTATAAAAAACACCGCTATTTAAGTTAAGATAAAAATCCCCATTATTTCCCAATGCATTTGTAGGCTCTTCGTTTCCCGTGTATAAAGCATTTCCCTTTATCCTTATAATTAGCTCATTATTATTTGACGGAGTATTTTTAACTTCATCTTTATGGCATGAAAGTAAATAAAAAATCATCGAGAGGAGTAAGATCGTCCGCGCAGACACAAAAGAAAATTTCATCTAATTTTGTTTTACCGAAAAAATAATTAAAGCCTTTTATAAAATTAAATAATCTTTTTAAAATATTGTTTAATTGGCGAACAATATTTTTTTTCAATACATTTACTCCATTGAATTTTCAAATTAATATTCCAATTTTTTCTTTTAAAATTATTGTTTAATGAAAAAAATATTCTCGTTATTTATTCTAATGTGTTTTCTTGCACAATCTGCTTTCTCCCAAGACAAAAAACTATTCAACGAAATGCCTCAACACAAAGCCGAACGCTTGAAATGGTGGACTGACGCGCGTTTCGGAATGTTCATTCATTGGGGATTGTATTCTTTAGCAGCGCGGCACGAATGGGTAAAAAGCCATGAAAGATTGACCGATTCTGCTTATCAAAAATATTTCGACAAC from Arachidicoccus sp. BS20 encodes the following:
- the trmD gene encoding tRNA (guanosine(37)-N1)-methyltransferase TrmD: MHIDIITVVPELLASPLSHSIMKRAQDKGILTVQTHNLRQWAVNKYGQVDDYQFGGGAGMVMMCEPLANAIEHLQKERPYDEIIYMTPDGERFKQSTANQLSLKENLLIICGHYKGIDQRIREHFVTKEISIGDYVLSGGELAANVVIDAIGRLLPGVLNDETSALTDSFQDNLLAPPVYTRPAEFRGWKVPEVLLSGNPKTIEEWRYEQSVERTKERRPDILD
- a CDS encoding AIR synthase related protein, with the protein product MSLYTKRGVSAQKEEVHQAIQHLDQGLFPHAFCKMYPDFIGGDKDYINIMHADGAGTKSILAYLYWKETGDISVWKGIAQDAIAMNLDDLLCVGIYDNILFSSTIDRNKKIVSGEVLEVVINGTQAFFDEMKKYGVNIHYLGGETADVGDVVRTIAVNGTMSARQKKSSIITNEKIAEKNVIVGFASSGKANYETEYNSGLGSNGLTSARHDVLSKYYAEKYPETFETTLDDDVVYIGKNKVEDELTIGGSHFTIGKLLLSPTRTYAPLMKILLENYFDDINGVIHCSGGGQTKCMKYLPKNLKVVKDNLFGIPPIFQLIQSNSGADFREMYQVFNMGHRLEIFTNESAADKMIEAAKSLGIEAKIIGHTEASDKKELHLKTSEGWIVY